Within Vicia villosa cultivar HV-30 ecotype Madison, WI linkage group LG1, Vvil1.0, whole genome shotgun sequence, the genomic segment TTTGTGACTAAAGTGCTCAAAAGTCACAAGTCAGATGCGAAAAGGCCTTACCTTCCTGTTTGAACAGCAAAGTCTCCTCTTATTGTGCCTGGTTCGGCTTGAAGAGGATTGGTAGCCCCTATAAGCTTACGCGCTGATGCCACTACTCCAACACCCTCCCATGCCTTGCAAATATAAAACAAGAAAACACATTCATCAAGTATATCGCAAAAAACTCGTCGAAAATAGGATACTACTAGATGGAATTATACCATAGACACAACGGGACCTGAAGTAATATACTCAATCAGCTTAGGGAAAAAAGACTTCTGGCTTAGGTCCTTATAATGCTCCTGGATCAATAAAAAGTCACAATAATAAGCCATCCATGTGTggatagaaaattaaaaattgaaagcaAGACAAACATCATAGATAGAATCAAACCTCAGCTAATTCTTTAGAGCATTGAAAGAGCTTCAAGCCAGTTAACTTAAACCCCTTTTTCTCAAACCTAGAAATAATTTCACCTACCTAAACCAgttcaacaaaaaaaacaacaattaaaatctTAAACTTGTTTCAAACCAATAATTACTGTCTGAAACCATAACACTAAACTTACAAGGCCACGTTGAACACCATCAGGTTTGACCATAATGTAAGTCTGGTCAACTTGTTCctgcaaattaaaaaaaaaaaaaacaaaatcatttagAGTTACGCACTGTGATGATAAATTGATGAgcagaaagagagagaaagagagtatACGAGAGAAGCGATTAAGGTGGGAAGGAATATGCCGGATTTGGTGCTGCTTCTGGTACGGAAGGTTTTAGGATAGGAAGAAGAAGTAGTAGAAGGTGAGAAGAGATGGGATTTAGAAGGAAATGCAGATAGGTGTTGGGTGGTGCGTAATTGAGAGTATCTGGTTTTGGAGTCGGTGGTGCGAAGGAGAGAGGATGTAACACAGATATTGCTTCCGGAAAAGACGGCCATGGCTTCCATCTTTCCTTCCCCTCTTTGCGTTGCAGCTCAGTTTGGAATTTGGATTGGATGTGGCAAGTAACAAAGAAAGCGTCGCCAAGCACTTTCCGTAGTACACTATGCTTTAAAATACAATATTATTTGATAAACATTTTATTATGCAAGTATAAGTTGAATCCAATTCAtcatttaaaattagggttaaacAAGTTTTTAGTCCTATAAATAT encodes:
- the LOC131636824 gene encoding nucleoside diphosphate kinase 2, chloroplastic, producing MEAMAVFSGSNICVTSSLLRTTDSKTRYSQLRTTQHLSAFPSKSHLFSPSTTSSSYPKTFRTRSSTKSGIFLPTLIASLEQVDQTYIMVKPDGVQRGLVGEIISRFEKKGFKLTGLKLFQCSKELAEEHYKDLSQKSFFPKLIEYITSGPVVSMAWEGVGVVASARKLIGATNPLQAEPGTIRGDFAVQTGRNIIHGSDSPENGEREIALWFKEGELCEWTPVQQPWLRE